Within the Desulfobulbaceae bacterium genome, the region GGAATTAATCTTTGGCTACTTCCTGATCTTTTATAATTAGGTACTTCTGGCGGCTCATGAAGTTTTGATCCGATACCATGTCCAACAAATTGCTTAACAACATACAATTTATTATCTTCAACATAGGTTTGAATAGCCAAAGAAATATCTGATACTCTATTGCCTTTTCTAGCCTGCTCTATTCCCATATAGAGTGATTTTTGGGTGACTTTTAATAAGTGATTTTTTTCAGGAGTATTCTCACCAACAACAATCGAGAATGCTGCATCACCATAAAAACCTTTATATTTCACTCCAAAATCAATACTGACAAGATCCCCTTCTTGAAGAATTACCTTATTAGAAGGAATTCCATGTACAACTTGTTCATTTATTGATGAACAAATACTCGCAGGGAATCCTCTATAACCTTTAAAAGCGGGAATTGCACCATTTTTTTTAGCGTAATCTTCGGCAATAATGTCTAATTCTTTAGTAGTAACACCTATTTTAATGTTATTGATAATTAAATTC harbors:
- the map gene encoding type I methionyl aminopeptidase, translating into MSSAVTIKTVSEIDLMRRANQIVAQALNLIINNIKIGVTTKELDIIAEDYAKKNGAIPAFKGYRGFPASICSSINEQVVHGIPSNKVILQEGDLVSIDFGVKYKGFYGDAAFSIVVGENTPEKNHLLKVTQKSLYMGIEQARKGNRVSDISLAIQTYVEDNKLYVVKQFVGHGIGSKLHEPPEVPNYKRSGSSQRLIPGMVLAIEPMVNVGTSDVQVLKDGWTVITSDKTLSAHFEHSVLITDGNPEILSEGIIL